One window of the Rhipicephalus microplus isolate Deutch F79 chromosome 2, USDA_Rmic, whole genome shotgun sequence genome contains the following:
- the LOC119170674 gene encoding histone H2A, with amino-acid sequence MSGRAPAGKASKNTKGKSRSSRAGLQFPVGRIHRLLSKGNYADRIGAGAPVYMAAVLEYLTAEVLELAGNAARDNHKTRITPRHLQLAVRNDEELSKLLSGVTISEGGVLPNIPQELLPKKTGASQPPQGSHKGSDGPGGSQSY; translated from the coding sequence ATGTCCGGCCGGGCCCCAGCAGGAAAGGCATCTAAGAACACCAAGGGCAAGTCTCGGTCCTCGAGGGCGGGCCTCCAGTTCCCTGTGGGGCGTATCCACCGGCTGCTGAGCAAAGGGAACTACGCCGACCGAATAGGTGCCGGCGCCCCGGTCTACATGGCCGCGGTTCTCGAATACCTCACGGCCGAGGttctcgagctggcgggcaacgcggCACGCGACAATCACAAGACGCGCATCACTCCGCGACACTTGCAGCTGGCCGTCCGTAACGACGAGGAGCTGAGCAAGCTTCTGTCGGGCGTCACCATCTCGGAGGGCGGCGTGCTTCCCAACATCCCGCAGGAGCTGCTGCCGAAGAAGACCGGCGCCAGTCAACCACCGCAGGGCAGCCACAAAGGCAGCGACGGGCCCGGTGGAAGTCAGTCATACTGA